One genomic region from Marinomonas maritima encodes:
- the siaC gene encoding biofilm regulation phosphoprotein SiaC: protein MNDLLIEGTASSPTVRGEWKSGTLYMEGDSYPENSYELYGPMVAWVERYLKERSEPLTLELTLLYLNTSSIKVMMDMFDEMEERFQEGRQVAVNWYFDEENERVAELAEEFKEDCTFPFKIIGK from the coding sequence ATGAATGATTTATTAATAGAGGGAACCGCTTCGTCTCCTACTGTAAGAGGAGAGTGGAAAAGTGGAACATTGTATATGGAAGGAGATTCCTACCCAGAAAATTCTTATGAGCTTTATGGTCCTATGGTTGCTTGGGTAGAGCGTTATCTTAAAGAGCGTTCTGAACCACTGACGCTTGAACTGACATTGTTGTACCTTAATACAAGTAGCATCAAGGTAATGATGGACATGTTTGATGAAATGGAAGAGCGTTTTCAAGAAGGTCGCCAAGTGGCTGTAAACTGGTACTTCGATGAAGAAAATGAACGCGTGGCTGAGTTGGCTGAAGAATTCAAAGAAGATTGTACGTTTCCTTTTAAGATCATAGGCAAATAA
- a CDS encoding DUF294 nucleotidyltransferase-like domain-containing protein, whose amino-acid sequence MAAIDIPEVHKFIEAIPPFSGLSLLERKQVLTGVSMLYVRQGQTLVLKEDAATVHLIRRGACEIRTPKGGLVDQIADGECFGVSSVMAQNPDGLQVVAMEDSLVYRFDKARFMEMIEESEAFGLFFEHTQHNRLRKLTRSQNRELSSPALQLSTPIAHIMTRQLIQATPEETVQTIAMRMTEARVSSILVVEEGRLQGIVTDRDLRSRILAVGSSSNALVADIMTASPVTLSPDSLVMQAQTLMSESNIHHLPIVDEEHRAVGMLTAADLLRHQELSPLLLINQIHRQQSVESLVHVCKQWPTLIINLIVTDMKAADVGKVLATVSDNLTRRLIDLALEKFGPAPMAFQFLVFGSQARRDQSLGSDQDNGLMLEREPTEEESRYFAEFSEFVCQGLGLCGIRLCPGNIMASNPEWRKTTAGWQQAFSRWIKSSAPSALLHASIFFDIRCVYDNGKEEGAAVKDLIKSMQLEVSKNSVFLATLTRSALVTKPPLGFFRHFLLESSGEHKHQLDLKHQGLALINDLARLYGLSCQTYRVGTLDRIEQAIREKLISVDTARNLMDAWDKLNGLRLEAQRGHFQATGKASAYLDPKDLSPLERKHLKTTFSIISDVQDVAQQRFLRGYS is encoded by the coding sequence ATGGCCGCTATCGATATTCCTGAAGTCCATAAATTCATCGAAGCCATCCCACCTTTTTCGGGCTTAAGCCTATTAGAGCGAAAGCAGGTATTGACTGGGGTGTCTATGTTGTATGTGCGTCAGGGGCAAACACTGGTGTTAAAAGAGGACGCGGCGACGGTGCACCTGATTCGCCGAGGCGCTTGTGAAATCCGCACACCCAAAGGCGGCTTGGTGGATCAAATTGCCGATGGTGAATGTTTTGGCGTGTCCAGTGTGATGGCGCAAAATCCTGACGGATTGCAAGTTGTCGCTATGGAAGACAGCCTTGTTTATCGCTTTGATAAAGCCCGTTTTATGGAAATGATTGAAGAAAGTGAAGCGTTTGGACTTTTCTTTGAACACACTCAACATAATCGCTTACGAAAACTCACCCGTAGCCAGAACCGCGAACTGTCGTCTCCCGCGTTGCAACTATCGACGCCCATTGCCCATATTATGACGCGTCAGTTAATACAAGCTACGCCGGAAGAAACCGTACAAACTATTGCTATGCGCATGACGGAAGCGCGAGTTAGCTCCATTTTGGTAGTAGAAGAAGGTCGCTTACAGGGCATTGTTACTGATCGAGATTTACGCTCACGTATATTAGCGGTCGGCAGTTCTTCGAACGCTCTAGTGGCAGACATTATGACGGCGTCCCCTGTGACCTTATCGCCAGATTCATTGGTCATGCAAGCGCAAACCTTGATGAGCGAAAGTAACATCCATCACTTACCGATTGTCGACGAAGAACACCGAGCTGTTGGCATGTTGACCGCCGCCGATCTATTGCGACACCAAGAACTCAGTCCGCTTTTGTTGATCAATCAAATTCATCGTCAGCAATCCGTAGAAAGCCTTGTTCATGTTTGTAAACAGTGGCCAACCTTAATTATAAATTTGATTGTTACCGATATGAAAGCCGCGGACGTGGGCAAAGTGCTGGCGACCGTGAGTGACAACTTAACACGACGTTTGATCGATCTGGCGCTCGAAAAATTCGGCCCCGCACCGATGGCCTTTCAGTTTTTAGTGTTTGGTTCTCAGGCACGTCGCGATCAATCGCTTGGCAGTGATCAAGACAACGGTTTGATGCTTGAGCGTGAGCCAACCGAAGAAGAGAGCCGCTATTTTGCTGAGTTCTCCGAATTTGTTTGTCAGGGGTTAGGCTTGTGTGGCATTCGACTTTGCCCCGGTAACATCATGGCCAGCAATCCCGAATGGCGAAAGACAACCGCGGGTTGGCAGCAAGCATTCTCACGTTGGATAAAAAGCAGTGCGCCCAGTGCGTTGCTTCACGCCAGCATCTTTTTTGATATCCGTTGCGTTTATGACAATGGCAAAGAAGAGGGCGCAGCGGTAAAAGACTTAATCAAATCGATGCAGTTGGAGGTGAGTAAAAACAGTGTGTTCTTAGCCACCTTGACGCGCAGCGCATTGGTGACGAAACCACCGTTGGGTTTCTTTCGGCATTTCTTATTGGAATCGTCTGGTGAACACAAACATCAGCTGGATTTAAAGCATCAAGGTCTGGCATTGATTAATGATTTAGCGCGTCTTTACGGTTTATCTTGTCAAACCTACCGTGTTGGAACCTTGGATCGCATTGAGCAAGCGATTCGCGAAAAGTTGATCAGCGTGGATACGGCGCGTAACTTGATGGACGCGTGGGACAAATTAAACGGTTTACGTTTAGAAGCGCAACGTGGCCATTTTCAGGCAACAGGCAAAGCGAGTGCGTATCTAGATCCGAAAGACTTGAGCCCTTTAGAGCGCAAACACCTCAAAACAACGTTCAGTATTATCAGTGATGTTCAAGACGTCGCTCAGCAGCGTTTCTTAAGAGGATACAGCTGA
- a CDS encoding diguanylate cyclase domain-containing protein, translating to MKTDFAELEKNIQDILAAPEYQDHPASKALSQLWEVNQEQWSRMDRLTRLSDSYQDVMIQQGKSLSERFDKHVRQLEKMTRISDRYQRSLRQLNIELEKTSLVDPLTELPNRRMIMKRLSQVFDGQQEEGLSVAMIDIDYFKKVNDEFGHQVGDEVLIALGRLMESVVGDHGVIGRWGGEEFLVILTNPKFEDAVALLESLRSKVSAYTHQIDDKTVLTSVSIGITEYQDKDTVDSLLSRADSALYSVKSKGRNSLAVG from the coding sequence ATGAAGACAGATTTCGCTGAACTTGAAAAAAACATTCAGGATATTCTGGCGGCACCTGAGTATCAGGATCACCCTGCAAGCAAAGCATTAAGCCAGCTTTGGGAAGTCAATCAAGAACAGTGGAGTCGCATGGATCGCTTAACTCGATTGTCTGATTCATACCAAGATGTCATGATTCAACAGGGAAAAAGCCTTAGTGAACGATTTGACAAACACGTACGACAATTAGAAAAAATGACACGGATTTCAGATCGCTACCAGCGCAGTTTACGGCAGCTGAATATCGAACTGGAGAAGACCTCATTAGTCGATCCGCTGACGGAACTGCCCAATCGACGAATGATAATGAAGCGCTTATCTCAAGTGTTTGACGGTCAGCAAGAAGAAGGCTTAAGCGTTGCGATGATCGACATTGATTACTTTAAAAAAGTAAATGATGAGTTTGGTCATCAAGTGGGCGACGAAGTACTAATTGCTTTGGGCAGATTAATGGAAAGTGTGGTTGGTGATCATGGCGTTATCGGGCGCTGGGGCGGTGAAGAATTTTTAGTGATATTGACCAACCCAAAATTTGAAGATGCGGTTGCCCTGCTTGAATCGCTTCGTTCTAAAGTGAGCGCTTATACTCATCAAATCGACGATAAAACCGTTTTAACCAGTGTTAGTATTGGTATTACAGAGTATCAAGACAAGGATACGGTGGACTCATTGCTTTCGAGGGCAGACAGCGCCTTATACTCCGTTAAATCCAAAGGGCGAAATAGCCTAGCGGTGGGATGA
- the siaB gene encoding biofilm regulation protein kinase SiaB codes for MSSPDLYGLRERFEKDNILLCFNGPISRSLIEEIGNALKNYLKSEQLSPASALDVFAAYIELTQNIRHYATSSQLAGADTATVIVSHSDGCYSVAAGNIVRASDGRKLVERIESFATMDKVELKAAYKTQLRKPRDEDAVTGAGLGLIDMARKSSKPMEATLKEIGNDTAYFSLSIQI; via the coding sequence ATGAGTTCGCCAGATTTATATGGATTAAGAGAGCGCTTTGAGAAAGACAATATTTTATTGTGTTTTAATGGCCCTATTTCCCGTAGTTTGATTGAGGAAATTGGTAATGCGTTAAAGAATTATTTGAAATCTGAACAGTTGTCACCGGCATCGGCTTTGGATGTGTTTGCTGCGTACATTGAACTAACACAAAATATTAGACATTACGCAACGTCATCTCAATTAGCTGGCGCGGATACGGCAACCGTGATCGTGAGTCATTCCGATGGATGTTATAGTGTTGCTGCAGGCAATATTGTTAGAGCAAGCGATGGTAGAAAACTGGTAGAGCGTATTGAGTCATTTGCAACAATGGACAAAGTAGAGCTGAAAGCCGCCTACAAAACCCAACTTCGCAAACCTCGTGATGAAGACGCAGTAACCGGAGCAGGACTAGGGTTAATCGACATGGCACGAAAATCTTCGAAACCGATGGAAGCAACGCTTAAAGAGATCGGGAACGACACAGCCTATTTTAGTCTAAGTATACAAATCTGA